A region of the Streptococcus suis genome:
TCTTCTAGCGAAAGCTCACCTGCAAAATAAGGGAAAAATTCCTTGTAGCCAATCCCCATAGCGGCTTGGGCTTGAGGGTGTTCTTGGTAGAGCCAGCTAACTTCATCTAGTAAACCCGCCGCCATCATCTTATCCACTCGCTGATTGATGCGGTCGTAGAGGACCTGTCTGTCATCCGTCAGGCAGATGTAAAGAGGCACATATTCTGACTCTGTATTTTCTAAGTTTTTGCCAAATTTTTTCAACTCCAACCCACGAATGATTCTCCGTCGGCTGTTTCCCTCGACCGTCAAACCTGCCTGCTCTGCCATTGTTTCCAAATCCTCGTCAGACAAGCAGTCGAGTTCCGCCCGATAAGCAAGAACTTGCTCCTGGTCAACTTGACCGCCCAGGTGGTAGCCTTCAAGCAAGCTCTGAATGTAAAGCCCTGTCCCACCCACGATAATAGGCAACTTGCCACGACTTTTAATGTCAGCAATCAGGGCCTTGGCTTCTGCTACAAATTCATAAGCCGAATAGCCCTCGGTCACATCTCGGACATCAATCAAGTGATGAACCGCAGCAGCCTGCTCTTCAGGACTAGCTTTTGCTGTACCAATATCTAGTTTGCGATAGACTTGCTGGCTATCACCGCTGATAATCTCTCCATTGTAGCGCTGGGCCAAGTCTATGCCAAGGGCAGTTTTTCCTACCGCTGTCGGTCCAATGACCACAATAACTTTAGTTTTCATCTTTTTCCTTGAAAATATTTTGTTTTTTCGCTAAAATCTATTATAACACAAGTAAAGGAGAAATAACTATGGCTAAAGGTTTTGGTAAAGGTTTCTTGACAGGTGTTCTTTCTACAGTTGCTCTTGCAGCAGGTGCAGTCTTCACTGTTCACAAAACAATCATTGAACCAGAAGAAAAGAAAGAAGCCTTCATTGAGGAAAATCGTAAAAAAGCTGCTCGTAAACGTGTGGCACATTAAAAAGCTGGCAAATGTCCCAATGTCATTAAGTTAAGCATTTAAACAATTAAAGGAACTATTCTCGTCTGAGCAGTTCATGACCAAACGGGAATAGTTTTTGTATTTAGGGCGCACAAAAAGGATGTTTTTTAACCCTATTTTTCAACTATTATGTTACTCTATAAGTGAAGCTTACAGGTGCCTTGCTTTTTATCTTTCTTTGGAACGTTCGATTGGGTCGGATGATGGATAAATGTTTGGCAATGTAGGTTTCCAATTGGAAGGAAGTGAGTTTGTCTCTAAGAAATTTTCGACAGGCATAAACAGCGTCTGAAAAACAAATTTTATAAGCCTGTTTTAACTTTGATGTTTTAATAGCAACGTGTGAGGTTAGCCATTTACAAACATTAAAATTGATAAAACGAGCGTAGATTTCTTGGAGAATCCCTTCCTTCTTTTTTACATGAAAATGAGTCAGACCGATACTGTATTTTAGGTCACGAAAACTGGTCTCTATGCCCCATCTGTAGGCATAGAGATCTTTTAATTTTTCTGGAGAATAATCGGTGTTTGTCACCAAAGTTTCAAAGAAACCTGGCTTGATTTCGAGGCGCACCATCCGAAAATGAAGTTCGTAAAACTGGGCTGGATCACTTTTTCGGCTAGAGCTTGGTAGAAAGTCAAAGGGTGTGTGATTAGGTAAACAGCGATAGTGATTAGGAAAATTTTGATACTGTTGTTTCATCTCATTGGTCTGTTTCCGACAGATGTTTAGGTCAAATTTTTCATCAAAACAAGGGGTGTCAGGGAGGTTAAATCCTGATTTCATAGAATGATTCCCGTCACGAATACGAATAATATAGGACCAATTTCTTTCTTGGCAGTGAGCCATGACATTGTAGGATTCATACCCCCTATCCATTATTACCAGAGCTTGTTTGAAAGAAGAGTTCTTCATCATATCAATAAAAGCCGCACGTTCATCAACCTCTCGATTATCTTGGATCCGTAAATCATGATACATCTCTTGTTCAAGATTGTAAAGAGCATTGATATGAATAAGATTGTAAGGAGTGTTATGTGGTCCAGTTTGAAAAGAGGTCGTTTTATCAAAACGATTTCTTGGTAGAATCACATCACTGCCATCAACAGCCAGGATAGGGAGATTATCAGAGATTGGAATTTTAGAAGTAATATTGGTAAACAGGGCTTTAAAAGCTTGGTGTTTAATCTGATACCGGCGTTGAACAAAGGCAGATTGAGAGACAGGCAAATCTAAATCAAGTAGCTCTTTGGCTAAGGTATTACCCCCCATGGTCAGTATAGCTTGAATCATGGTTTTCATCGTTAGCTGACTTTGCCGACTAAAATCTTTTTCAGGATGAAGCACAAACTGATTGGCACTAGAAACGATGTCGTTAATACTATCAAGTAAATGAGCTTTAATCTGATCTAGCATGACTTTTTCCCCTTTTATTTTTAGTGTAACATAAAAACTAACCCACCACAAAACGTGATAGGTTAGTTAACTTAATGACATTGGGCAAATGTCCAGCTTTTTTTGTTTGACAAAAAATCCCTTAGAAGCTCTGCCATTTTCACAGAAAAATGCCAGCCTTCTTAAGGGATTATACTTTATAAGATAATATCTTCTCTTTCAATGAGAACAATAGTCCACATCATGGCAAGTGTGACGATAGCCAGAGAAAGAATCAATGGCATCCAGTTTCCGAAGATTGGATAGCTATAACCGAGAAGGCCTGGTCCAAATGCTGCAATGAGATAGCCACCTGTCTGCACCATTCCTGATAACTGGGCAGTAGCCTGGCTGTTGCTTGTTTTCAAAGTAAAGCTCAACATCATATAAGGGAAGAGGGCTGCATTTGAAAAACTTAAAATAATGTGAAGCGCTGACCAAAGAATGAGATTGGTCGGAATCAATGCCATCATGACCAAACCAAGCAAGGTAACAGATGAAATAGCCAGCATGATATTTCGACGCATTTCTTTTGTCTGACGAGCAAGAACTGCAGGGATAATCATAGACATGGGAATAGCTGTCATATTGAAGAAGCCAGCCATTAGCCCTGCTTCTGCTTTACTAAAGCCAACTGATTGAGAAATAGTTGGCAACCAGGTAATCTCTGTATAGTAGAGGACTGATTGTAGTCCACCAAATATCAAAAAGGCAATCGCTGCTTTATTTTTCCAGATAGATGATTTCTGGTTTCCTTGATTCTCACTTGCAAATCGATGGTTATTTTTTACATTAGGCAACCAGATTAGGAAAGCCATAAACACCAATCCTGTAATTAATAGAATAAAAAATTCCCAAGAACTAGAGGATACAATTGGAACAGCAATCATGGATGCAACTGTTGCCGCCACCCCCATGAGAGTGATATAAATCGTCGTATACAGACCAATTTTCTTTGGAAAATTAGCCGCAACCAAACTTGGTAGCAAAACATTAATAAACGCTATTGTAGCACCAACAAGCATTGTACCAATGTAAAGGGCTGGTAAGTTGAGAACTCGCATTCCTGAACCCAGTACCATAACCAGTAAGACTAGGGCCATTAGTTTTTCCATGCCAAACTTAGCCGCAAGACGCGGTGCTAAGGATGAACAGAGGGCAAACATGATGAGCGGAATAGAGGTTAAAATTCCTAATGAACTCACTTCTACTCCCAGTCCTGCTGCCACATCTGTCAAAATAGCAGGCAAAGCTGTAAAGGGGGCACGCATCACGACCCCTAGCATGACGATTCCTGCAATTATAAAGGGTGATTGTTTTTTCATTTTTCTCCTAAGTCTCCTAATGTTCGGATTTCAGCACTTTCGATTATACCATAGTTGACAAATGATAGAAAGTTATTTCCGTCTATTTTTTCTAGTTATAGTTTTTAACTATGGATTTGCCATGAAAATAACTATTTTTCAAATGATAGCTTATGAGTTAGAATAGGTTCATCACTAAAACGAAAGAAAGAGAGATACATATATGACAACTTCAAGATTCCAATTAGTCGGTTCACTTCTTCGACCAGCAAACTTAGGAGAATTTAAACGACAAATCGAAGCTCGTGAAGACATCAAATACCCATTCTATGATGACTTCGATGGTTACAAAGAAACTGAAGCTTTACTCATCCAAAAAATTGTTGCAGAACAAAAAGAAAACGGTTTGGATATTGTGACAGATGGAGAATTTGGTCGTTCAATGTGGCACCTAGATTTTCTCTGGGGCTTCGATGGTATCGAGCGTTACATTGCTGAGCATGGTTATCCATTTAAAGACCATGATGGACAGATTTTTGAAACACGTAAGGATATTGGATTGCGTATTACTGCTCCACTTTCTGCAAAAAATCACCATTTCATTGATATTTTTAAACAAGTGAAAGAATTAGCAGGAGAAACTGTAACCAAACAGACTATTTTCGGTCCAGCCCATGCCTTTAATGAATTGACAATTTTCAATGGTCAAGTTGGACCAAATCAGGTCTACAAGACTCGTGATGAATTAAAAGCCGGACTCATCGCTGCCTATAAGGAATTTTTAGACCAGTACAAGGAAGCTGGTGGACAAATCGTTCAATTTGATGACTGCCTTTGGGAATTATTCGACCCTGCTAACCCTGTACCTTTCTTGCCACAAGACGATTCTGAAGCATTGGCTGCTTTGGCTGACGAGTTTGTTGCTATCAATAATGCTGTTATTGATTACGGACATGAAATTGGCTTGACCGTCTGGACGCACAACTGCCGTGGTAACTATGAAAGCCGCTCTGCAGCTGGCGGAACTTACGAAGCTATTGCTGAAAAATTCCTGCGTGACCAAAAATACGATCGATTCTTCCTTGAGTGGGATGATGAACGTGCAGGTGATTTAAAAGCTTTGGAAAGCTTGCGTGATAAGAATGTCGAAGTCGTTCTTGGTCTACTTTCAAGTAAAACTTCTGATTTGGATAATGAAGAACGTGTTTACAAATTACTCGAGGAAGCAAGCAAGATTATTCCAAAAGAGCGTCTCTACTTGTCACATCAATGTGGATTCGCTTCATGTGATTCAGGTAATGAATTGGCCATCCCGCAACAGTGGGCAAAGATTAAACAAGGCCAAGAAATTGCAGAGAAGTTTTGGTCTTAAGCCACTTCTTGTTATTCGTGCATAAAAGCCCTGCTTCGGCAGGGCTTTTATTTGGGCTCTATAATTTCTGTAGTGGGTAAATCCACCATAGAGATTATGGAGCCTTTTTGAATATATACAAAAAGTCCCATATAACCTATAATGAAAAGCAACCACACTCACATTAGAAAGACTCATATGGAATAAATCCAGAGTCAGGGAAGTGACTCTGGATTCCTGAGCCTAGAAATAAAAAAGCGAAGATCATACCACAGAACTAATTGGAATCAAAGACAAAAACATCAAAATTCTCTTCGTTTTGAAACATCAGACCCATCTAGAAATCCGGGCAAAGCTAGACTTCGACAGTCCTCGTTGTCCTCATTGTCAAGGCAAATGCATCAAGTACGACTTTCAAAAGTCGTTAGGGATTTCCGATCCTACTCTTGCTTAAGAAACGGCAGTTTCAATGCAAATCTTGCCAAAAAGTGACCATAGCTGAGACAGCTCTAGTCGAGAAAAACTGTCTGATTTCCCAACCTATTTGGGAGAAAGTCACACAACTCCATACAGAAAACATGACCAATATAGCCAGCGCTAGGAGACTATATATCTCCGTTTCG
Encoded here:
- a CDS encoding tRNA (adenosine(37)-N6)-dimethylallyltransferase MiaA, yielding MKTKVIVVIGPTAVGKTALGIDLAQRYNGEIISGDSQQVYRKLDIGTAKASPEEQAAAVHHLIDVRDVTEGYSAYEFVAEAKALIADIKSRGKLPIIVGGTGLYIQSLLEGYHLGGQVDQEQVLAYRAELDCLSDEDLETMAEQAGLTVEGNSRRRIIRGLELKKFGKNLENTESEYVPLYICLTDDRQVLYDRINQRVDKMMAAGLLDEVSWLYQEHPQAQAAMGIGYKEFFPYFAGELSLEEAVDKVKQNSRRFAKRQLTWFRNRMQVPFYSVGEPDYKSQIFNAVEEFLDD
- a CDS encoding DUF3042 domain-containing protein; the protein is MAKGFGKGFLTGVLSTVALAAGAVFTVHKTIIEPEEKKEAFIEENRKKAARKRVAH
- a CDS encoding IS4 family transposase, whose product is MLDQIKAHLLDSINDIVSSANQFVLHPEKDFSRQSQLTMKTMIQAILTMGGNTLAKELLDLDLPVSQSAFVQRRYQIKHQAFKALFTNITSKIPISDNLPILAVDGSDVILPRNRFDKTTSFQTGPHNTPYNLIHINALYNLEQEMYHDLRIQDNREVDERAAFIDMMKNSSFKQALVIMDRGYESYNVMAHCQERNWSYIIRIRDGNHSMKSGFNLPDTPCFDEKFDLNICRKQTNEMKQQYQNFPNHYRCLPNHTPFDFLPSSSRKSDPAQFYELHFRMVRLEIKPGFFETLVTNTDYSPEKLKDLYAYRWGIETSFRDLKYSIGLTHFHVKKKEGILQEIYARFINFNVCKWLTSHVAIKTSKLKQAYKICFSDAVYACRKFLRDKLTSFQLETYIAKHLSIIRPNRTFQRKIKSKAPVSFTYRVT
- a CDS encoding MFS transporter yields the protein MKKQSPFIIAGIVMLGVVMRAPFTALPAILTDVAAGLGVEVSSLGILTSIPLIMFALCSSLAPRLAAKFGMEKLMALVLLVMVLGSGMRVLNLPALYIGTMLVGATIAFINVLLPSLVAANFPKKIGLYTTIYITLMGVAATVASMIAVPIVSSSSWEFFILLITGLVFMAFLIWLPNVKNNHRFASENQGNQKSSIWKNKAAIAFLIFGGLQSVLYYTEITWLPTISQSVGFSKAEAGLMAGFFNMTAIPMSMIIPAVLARQTKEMRRNIMLAISSVTLLGLVMMALIPTNLILWSALHIILSFSNAALFPYMMLSFTLKTSNSQATAQLSGMVQTGGYLIAAFGPGLLGYSYPIFGNWMPLILSLAIVTLAMMWTIVLIEREDIIL
- a CDS encoding 5-methyltetrahydropteroyltriglutamate--homocysteine methyltransferase, whose amino-acid sequence is MTTSRFQLVGSLLRPANLGEFKRQIEAREDIKYPFYDDFDGYKETEALLIQKIVAEQKENGLDIVTDGEFGRSMWHLDFLWGFDGIERYIAEHGYPFKDHDGQIFETRKDIGLRITAPLSAKNHHFIDIFKQVKELAGETVTKQTIFGPAHAFNELTIFNGQVGPNQVYKTRDELKAGLIAAYKEFLDQYKEAGGQIVQFDDCLWELFDPANPVPFLPQDDSEALAALADEFVAINNAVIDYGHEIGLTVWTHNCRGNYESRSAAGGTYEAIAEKFLRDQKYDRFFLEWDDERAGDLKALESLRDKNVEVVLGLLSSKTSDLDNEERVYKLLEEASKIIPKERLYLSHQCGFASCDSGNELAIPQQWAKIKQGQEIAEKFWS